The Gossypium arboreum isolate Shixiya-1 chromosome 2, ASM2569848v2, whole genome shotgun sequence region cgccgctaaaaaccagagcattagcggcgtttttggtaaaacgccgctaaaaaccagagcattagcggcgcttttggtaaaacactaatctataacccctaaaagaataattattaaaatttatgattatacaatatattaaatattttcttatataatcgtaaaagagatagtattgaatttaaaatattgaattaattatcattatagtttatggtttatggtttaagatatatggtttagggtttaagatttatgagttaattatggtttagggtttaaggtttaggagttaactagtatttgaaggtttatgatgaattatgggtttagggattatgatttagggtttaggggtaaTAGTTTGGGGTTAATGGTTAAGGCTTTagggtttagtgtttatgggataggggttaagaagtttagggtttagattaattagtattttttaatttatatattaaacgatttcttatataattgtaaaagagataatattaatttgaatatattaaacttatgattgtagtttaaattatttaagagataatagataaactttatatatatattaaatggtttaagatttaatctaaaatattttaatatattaaaataattcaaatcaaattaattcctctacacttaatttatttaagtgaaatttaaacttaaaatttagtccttatatttttcaaatcgatcaattttatcttttgtactttttaaaatttaaaattttagtcatgaTCACTCAAATGATAGCAATTATATATGTTTGGCTAAATTCGCTATTAGTCTTGGTATTATGCGTAAAGTTGTAAGTTGAGTTCATGTTATCCAATTACATATTATCATGTAATGTTTTAATCaaaagttaataatattaactatttggattaattaataatattataaaatatatatactaaatgatattaaaaattaaagtatatgcaaaaaatctgaaatttaaatatattagagaccaaattaaaatttaaccattttagtaaataataataataataataataaaagagaaaaaaaagaaaaaattattggGCTGCATACGGTTTTTGGAGCCCCAAATTCCCTTTACTTTCCCCAATTTACACAGGGTGGCGTTTTCAGAAAACGCCGGAAAAGTGCAATACCTATTTCCCCAAATTTTTCACGAAATTCTAACTTAAACCTTTTCTTTTTGTTAGCCCCGATTTCCCCAAAGTTTTTCACGAAACTCTGTATTTCTTCCCTAAAATCTGAAATCCCCAATTTTTCCAAATCGTTAAGTTTTCCCCCAAATCCTTCGCCCCGTGATCAGAAAAACCCATCTCCTCCGTCGCCTTCTCCCCGTGCATCGCAACTCATTCCCTCCATCGTCTTCACCCCGTGCATCGCAACCCATCTCCTCCATCGCCTTCGCCCTGTGCATCTGCTGCATAGCCGTCCAGTGTCCCCTCTGCTGCCCGAATATATTTGGTAAATTCAACGAGGTTGTCGATTCCTCCGAACAAGGCTGACTTTACTTTTAGGTTAGTAACTACATTCACCATCTTATTTTACTAGAATATAGCTACCACATTTTTTGCTACAACGGCTCGGTTATTTTGATAAACaattaaatttatgaaataagATGTAGAAGTTAATACCCATATCCAAATTCACACCTGAGTTCGAGTAAGGTAGCTTGAAAAACCGCATTAACATATTTAATTGCAATAAGATACAAAGATATAAATGAATGGAGTTCTCTTTATACAGGATGTAGACATGTAGTTATGTTTTTAGTTACATCCACCAAAGATAAAGTGTTGGTCACATGTTTACTATGAAGCAGTAAGTTAGGCCAAACATATACCAGCATTGCTTTTAAACTGTTTTCTCTGCTCTCTTATCCTATATGTTAGAACGTGGAAGTGTAATTTGTTTGAATGGGAAGTGTTTCTCCTTATCGACATGTCTTATATCTGTCTCTACGTTTGGTTGCCTGTCATAAATAATGCAAATGATTACACCCTTGTTTAGAGAATGTAATTGcaaccatttcttttaattacatTGGCTTTGGGTATTTTGTATGTACAAACATATGAGTCTGAGATGTTAAAAAAAATTGGAATTACTTTTTGTTGgagtggaaaatttttttttgtcttaGCTTTATATTTGATTTGTTTTGGATGATTTTGTTTATCAAGATATTAAAAGCTATGTCCCTACAACGCAATCATATATAACAGAGCAGATAATGAAAATCTGTGAATGTCAGTGTAAGCATGGAAAGGAAACATGAAAGCAATGGCTTTTATTAGATGGAGCTATGGGTGGGTGGCAGAAAGAAACATGATGAAATTCTGGCCACCAGAGTTAACCTCTCAATGTATATAAAACCCTGCTAGAAACACTGCTAGTATATCTTAACATCTTGCTTGTTCCTGTATGTTAACatctttatctttattttttgTAGCATCTTCTCTCTGTATTATTCTTACTCAACCGTACTTGATTTAGGAGGGAAAATGCTGTAGCATTGAATTTATCAAGCGTCTTGAATTTATCATGCTGCAGTGCTAGCAATGGATGATACGGTATTAGATGTTGATCAAGTGGAAAATCTCATAAAATTTTGTCTAACTAAAGAGGAAATGGAACTTCTCAAAGTGATGCTTTAGCATAAGCATATAAACAAATTCAATATTGTATTTAAGCTATTTAGAATTGCTTTTTACATAGTATACATTTACCATTAGAAGTTTGTCTTCTTTGATTGTGATTtactctctttttattttttagaacTACACTGGTGACAAGGAGAGTCTAGAGAAGTGTGAACAGGTCTGCATTTTCTCTCTAAccatattttctcaatttttcAAATTGTTAGACTTGGGTTTTTACATAGCTGGACTGATAGATGGTTCATTTCCATTGACATGCTAAATATACTATTTTTCTGAAAATTATTTGTCTTTGTCTTCATGTTCTTCTAAAATTTGACCTTCTAATATCTTTCCTCCAGAGCATTTGGCTCAGTAGTTGGTGCATGCTTCCCCCTACTCAAAGAGCTAGATTCAAGTCCCCCCATCTCCCAATATAAGAAAACTCTTTATGCCATTCAGCTTAAGAAATTTCTTTTAAAACTGAGATACTTTGGTATGATAGGGAATACATTTTTCTGGCTTGGTCACTTCGAATGACTGAATTACTGCtttctttttatttagtttttaggGAGTGAGGGGAACACAATGGAAAACTTGTCCTCCCTCCCCCCTTCCCCCAAGTTCTTTTTATTTTCCTCTCTTCCTTCTTCTAATGAAAAGAGACTATAATTTCATGTACTGATGTTGGAATTTATACTGCTTGTTAACAgtttccttttctatttcttgATATATTGAATTAAGtgtttattttcaatatttctGAAATATTTTCTCAGTTTTAAGGCTTTATACTTTCTAAAACCCTTTGGCATGAAGGATTCTTTTCAAATCATAGTTTAAAGATGGAAATTGATGTCTAAGCattgaattatttttatctttttgcaTTTTTATGGGGACATCTAAACCAAGATGAAGATTGTACTTTTGATACCTAGTCCTATATTTCCCTACTATATTTTTGGAACAATTTATGTCTGATAATTTCTCAATAAAGATAGTAATGTTAGCGAAATTTGTTCAGTGATGTGGATTATTCATGAGCATAAATACAGTTAAGATTTTCTGACTGAAAGTTCAAGCATAGGGAGCTTCtctgaaaaaaaatcattttgtttaCTTTTGGGTTTATTCTTATTCTGAGAGATATAAACTAGATTACTCTATATATTTACCTATGGAAAGAAGTGTGGTATGGAAGGATGTATATGGTTGCACATTTAGTAGAGTGATAGGTTTGTCCTCCTTTTGACTTTGTGGTTCATTTGAGGAAGAAAAATAGAAGGATGTTTCAGGGAAGAATTACCCTTTAACAATCTCCTGTTCTGTACTCCCTTGTTATAATTTAAAAAGGCAGTAGTGGCTGGAACTGCAAGAGGCTATTGATTTTATATCTCTGTTCTGGTAAAGTGGGCATTGTGCTTCAGTCAGAGCTGCCTTGGTTCTTAGTGGTAGTATGGGTTCTTTCTAATTCAAAAatgagaaagaaaaggaaagaatggGCAGATAATGTATCTTTCAAAAATGATGAAAGTGCCACGAGTAGAGTCAAAACTAAGAGTGTTTTGTTTCAAGATTCAATTCCGAACTCAGGTTTGGCGGTATCTCCATAGTAAATCTGATTTGACAAATTTACAATATTATTCAATAATTAATCTCCTTCttgtttctcctttttcttttattgaaTCACTTGTTTATCCTCTGTTCTTACATTTTTTTACCACCTGCAGGTTTCTGAATTTAAAAGGAGCTTAAATACTGTAAATTCTGCATGTAATGAGGTATATCATTAATGTTGtatgttttatttgtttttcattttttacaactttttctgaccaacaatttatttgttacatatatgttttattttattttaatagttaattgTATGTCACTAATGCttaattgttataatttttacataaatGTTTTTTTTACTCGAGGCTAAGAAGTTAGCATCACAATATCAAAAGGAAGCGGACAAATGCAATTCGGGTATGGAGACGTGCAAAGAAGTAAGGAGAAAGCTGAAGAAGCACTCGGCTCAAATGAAATTAACAGCAATGTGGGAAATAAGAGCTCGTCGAGAAAGGGTGGAGAAAAAGGTCGCCAAATCTAATGCATTTCCTTATTTCATTTAAGTAACTTCATTATAATGTCgattttattgatatttttatatttaatctagtttttattatttattttagttttgattctaaattttatttttattttaatatttaaaataacttgagttctaacttttggattttaattgtgttattaatttattattttaaattctaaatttaaattcattaatttttgtgtttagttttaaagttaaaattttaataaaaatttttatatttatatcattcaatattttgataatgaattttaaattttttatatttttcgtgacttttataatattttataattttttttgaatttcatgacatttagcggcgtttttgagaaaagcgccgctaaaggccatgacctttagcggcgtttgttggaaaagcgccgctaaaggccatgatctttagcggcgttttttttagATAAACGCCGCAAACTTTAGTGGCGTCggctatagcggcgtttttagcggcgcTTAGAAAAACGTCGCAAATAGTTTTAGTGGCacttaaaagcgccgctaaaggcctaaaaaaacgccgctaaaagtcagttttgctgtagtgttccccaagtgaccgaacactcaagagcttgctcctctcctttctcttctctaactttcagctatgatgaacaaagatggacaaaactttgttcttttcacccctttttcttttaataaaacttcatatttcatccatttaattctttaatacaaaagacatgaaattcttatcatgaaacatttacctaacccattatcatgaaacatttacctaactcattatcatggaacatttacctaacctattatcatggaacatttacctaacctattatcaatttgtatcaatttgtaccataaattatggatatcaagtgcacattttgtctacaacaacatgatggctggccatttCATGTAAAATggaaggtttgtcatgcaaatcctcctattttgcactcctatttatttggtcacttcaatttagcctatagcattttcaaacattttcacataggtcctatttcataatttcactccctttttcttatggaacaaaaattaactaaaattaccgggttctatcttaagcttgggccttctagaggcccactaacataattaaacctatgccaacattcacaggattcccgaaaattggggcgttacatctcTTTTCCCTTCACCGACAATAAGAGAGAACTTATTCAATTCTCTCTTCTCCAAACTTCTCAAATGCTCCATAATGGTTAGTCATCATTTCCCACTTAAGAAACTAAGGGCTAGGATTAATTCTACTTAAAATATCTCTAATCCAATGGCTACAGAAATTTTTGTTTAACTCTAAATTTCCATTAACCTTAATTCTAATTATAAAACTAGCAAAAAGTCTTTGTAATCCTTCCCTTTTTAATACCTTAACCCATTACCTTTTTTGGTTATTCTAGAAATTCCATGTCTTAACATCTCAATAAGGCCTCCAACAATCCTCAATTGAATTGGAGAAGTTTATAATCAAGTCTCTTTACtaaattcaccataaaatttcatattattcCAATGCGTTAATTAaagcatgaaaaatataaaaacatattcCAAATGTACAATcatatcaaaatttattattgttattatcaaTATCACAACTTTGAGGATATTACATTTCTCAAACCCTCACAAAATTTAAACTCCCGCAGCTATGAAAGGATTTTAAGTGGGGAAATGATTTATGATTTTTGATACCTTAATTTTTTGAGATTAGTGTGTATATTTAGAGAAAAATAGTTACAATTTTGAATTTGGGTATGAATACTAGATGAAATAAGAAGTCTATGTCTCATATTTATATAGTTCTCAAACCAAACAATTTTGGATTAGAATGTTACAAACCTAAACTTAACATACACAAATCTTGAGTTCCTCCTACATATGTAACATGCAATGAACTAGACACCCATAAATGTCGAATTCGATCTTAAATGTCGGAGATTCTTGAAAAAACTTAAACCTAGCTTAATGCA contains the following coding sequences:
- the LOC128285251 gene encoding formin-like protein 21b, translating into MDDTVLDVDQVENLIKFCLTKEEMELLKNYTGDKESLEKCEQVSEFKRSLNTVNSACNEAKKLASQYQKEADKCNSGMETCKEVRRKLKKHSAQMKLTAMWEIRARRERVEKKVAKSNAFPYFI